One segment of Triticum aestivum cultivar Chinese Spring chromosome 2A, IWGSC CS RefSeq v2.1, whole genome shotgun sequence DNA contains the following:
- the LOC123184177 gene encoding cytochrome P450 89A2-like — protein sequence MEVLLLLAVLFYLAILLRQRTRRSRAQTTLHKVVDTAAAHHALNEKASAFSNRPAAIFPVVLATGLSGERNENITTVKYGPHWRALRCNLMAKSLHPSRLGSLAPMQREASQALVADLSGLVRDATGNVLVVRGHINTAVFGLVARLCFGDGVDVGHVRAMELVIQDFIVSMGELNPVFDGTMLCKLMNWRRLGRLFAFLGRQTKLFLPLINERRRPESRSCTADGGVEPYVHSFLDLRVPDDDAGGKQGKDARRELRDDELVSLVSEFLGAGSGSVVASLEWTLAHLVDQPDVQDMLRREIIDGETSNGGVISTKSLRGMPYLHAVVMESLRMHPPVPFILRGVHGEGAATVGATLAAVPADGLRVQFIVGDIGRDSKTWTDPDEFRPERFLAGGEAEGIGPTPGPKEIRMMPFGAAHRHCPGSSQAMVNIKFFLAALVREFEWAAPADDCSVDLTELDGFFKVMKKPLSARVTRRTQVV from the coding sequence ATGGAGGTCCTGCTGCTCCTGGCCGTCCTCTTCTATCTGGCCATTCTTCTCCGGCAAAGAACTAGGAGGTCCCGTGCTCAGACGACCCTTCACAAGGTTGTCGACACCGCCGCCGCCCACCACGCGCTGAACGAGAAAGCGAGCGCCTTCTCGAACCGCCCCGCCGCCATCTTCCCGGTGGTCCTGGCCACCGGGCTTAGCGGCGAACGGAACGAGAACATAACCACGGTCAAGTATGGCCCCCACTGGCGCGCGCTCCGGTGCAACCTCATGGCCAAGAGCCTCCACCCCTCGCGTCTCGGTTCCCTCGCCCCGATGCAACGGGAGGCCAGCCAGGCCCTCGTCGCCGACCTGTCCGGACTTGTCCGGGACGCAACCGGCAACGTGCTCGTTGTCCGTGGCCACATCAACACCGCCGTGTTCGGGCTGGTCGCGCGCCTGTGCTTCGGCGACGGCGTTGACGTGGGCCATGTGCGCGCCATGGAGCTCGTGATACAGGACTTTATCGTCTCCATGGGGGAGCTCAACCCTGTGTTCGACGGCACGATGTTGTGCAAGCTCATGAACTGGAGGCGGCTTGGACGGCTCTTCGCCTTCCTCGGCCGGCAGACCAAGCTGTTCCTCCCCCTCATCAACGAGCGAAGGCGGCCCGAGTCTCGGTCCTGCACCGCCGATGGCGGCGTCGAACCGTACGTCCATTCATTCCTTGATCTACGTGTCCCCGACGACGATGCTGGCGGCAAGCAGGGAAAGGACGCCCGGCGCGAGCTCCGGGACGACGAACTGGTGAGCCTCGTGTCGGAGTTCCTCGGCGCCGGCTCGGGTTCGGTCGTGGCCAGCTTGGAGTGGACCCTCGCCCACCTCGTGGACCAGCCGGACGTCCAGGACATGCTGCGTCGGGAGATCATCGACGGTGAGACCAGTAATGGCGGGGTAATCTCCACCAAGAGCCTCCGCGGCATGCCGTACCTGCACGCCGTGGTGATGGAGAGCCTCCGCATGCACCCACCCGTGCCGTTCATCCTGCGCGGCGTCCACGGCGAGGGTGCCGCGACGGTAGGCGCTACGTTGGCGGCCGTGCCAGCTGATGGCCTGAGGGTACAGTTCATTGTTGGCGACATTGGGAGGGATAGCAAGACGTGGACGGACCCGGACGAGTTCCGGCCAGAGCGGTTCCTCGCCGGAGGTGAGGCAGAGGGCATCGGGCCAACACCAGGCCCCAAGGAGATCCGGATGATGCCGTTCGGGGCGGCGCACAGGCACTGCCCTGGCTCGAGCCAGGCGATGGTGAACATCAAGTTCTTCCTGGCCGCGCTTGTACGCGAGTTCGAGTGGGCGGCGCCGGCGGATGACTGCAGCGTCGACCTCACAGAGCTCGACGGGTTCTTCAAGGTCATGAAGAAACCACTTTCGGCGCGTGTCACACGGCGCACTCAAGTCGTGTAA